A window from Kovacikia minuta CCNUW1 encodes these proteins:
- a CDS encoding PAS domain-containing protein: MTGRTISLQLPEDLALAIERQARESGKDINAIITESLHQTLTLSLPPFNPAIDDALLRQVAVFEGWMATLLAKMAEFRQMGDLDELSLRRMENFEQALTQFLSVLSFTSPELMQEELAPEPGDLDSTLAHSQSIAVLDQILSASPELVFVQDRLGRFVYANSASASVFRITRSYFLGKTLNDLGLPQEAVETLTAKREEAFTSKHPATGEISFPAAHDVKDYEYIFSPVQNGEGYVDAVVFMARDVSERRHSQIALQQSEEMYRSLFDAASDSILISDLATGRILNANWSAARQLGYSRWELMQLSTDDIEKPMDQGRRDLITQKLELDGTILFEQVYRRKNRTEFPVEISAQVIEYEDRLAIQSFARDISDRKQAEAKIHTLNVELEQRVQERTAELQRINQELAREITVRQRVEQALQESEAKLNDILNSAIASIKSFRVFHTMDWEIDYYSTGSQVIYGYSAAELITDKHLWMSRILPEDLETVIMPGFENIFREEPTTIEYRFQHKDGTLRWISETITSRRTRTANCWIVTAVAIDITERKGIEAERQQNAERLRRSEGMLASAQRLSHVGSWELDLASQQFTWTQETFRIFGLNPSQPEPTLAELFQFIHPDDRERIQQQTVYAISNHLSYDREYRIIKPDGELRYVESRGELAFNAQGQAVKLYGAVLDITHRKRIEEALRQSEQRYRAVVEDQTELICRFQPDATILFANEAYCRYFGKPVEEVIGNSYNPEIFAADRQRVAQLVQTMSAENPVITIENRVVVSGEIRWTQWVNRSIFDEQGNFTEFQAVGRDITDLKQAETALREKEEQLRITLDLTQIGLWDWRIREDQLFWNENSALLLGLPTDQLQVDLLAWSDRLHPDDRLQVWEAVSQALETQTSFEAEYRVVWKDGSIHWILGKGHGIYDESGQPVRMVGVVFDISDRKQAEASLRESEERFQAFMSNTPALAFMEDGEGRLIYVNSRYQQHWGMDRAALLGKTMFDLLPVETARELWEHDFSVLTTGQPLETIETVADQNGVVRDWLVVKFPLSNTLGQKILGVVAIDITEQKRIEKELRDLTVALSNAVEGISRLDRHGRYIRINQAYASIVGYSPEEMVGMNWQTTVHPDDLPTMAAAYQQMVTHGKVEVEARGIRKQGSIFYKQLVMVAIYNEQQEFTGHHCFMKDISDRKGAEEALRQSEERCRLVVEAQTELVNRFLPDGTLTFVNQSYCQAFRKSQAELIGQNFIELMHPEEQDRLRIHLANFSPENSIQTIETRKARSDGEIRWFEWTDHAFFDKQGHVTEFQSVGRDITERKQAEIALHQSEERYRAIVEDQIELLSRSLPDGTLTFVNQAYCRTFGKSAEELIGQNLLQFEYEADQEALIQYFASFTPENPVQTSEDRIVLPDGTVRWYQWTDRASFDQQGNITEFQSVGRDVTERYEA, translated from the coding sequence ATGACTGGTCGAACTATTTCTTTGCAATTACCAGAAGATCTCGCCCTGGCGATCGAGCGCCAAGCACGAGAGTCCGGTAAAGATATTAATGCAATTATTACAGAATCCCTGCACCAGACTTTAACCCTTTCTTTACCACCTTTTAACCCCGCGATCGACGATGCCCTGCTCCGCCAGGTTGCTGTTTTTGAGGGCTGGATGGCAACCCTGTTAGCCAAAATGGCTGAATTTCGCCAGATGGGCGACCTGGATGAACTGTCGCTCAGGCGCATGGAAAATTTTGAGCAGGCATTGACTCAATTTTTATCGGTCCTTTCTTTTACCTCGCCGGAACTGATGCAGGAGGAATTGGCTCCTGAACCAGGCGATCTAGACAGCACGCTGGCGCACAGCCAATCGATCGCCGTACTGGATCAAATCCTTTCTGCCTCTCCAGAGTTGGTATTTGTGCAAGATCGGCTGGGGCGTTTTGTTTATGCCAATTCTGCCAGTGCCAGCGTTTTTAGAATTACCCGCAGCTACTTTTTGGGGAAAACCTTAAATGATTTGGGATTACCGCAAGAAGCGGTTGAAACCCTTACCGCCAAACGGGAGGAAGCATTCACCAGCAAACACCCTGCCACAGGAGAGATTAGCTTCCCAGCGGCTCACGATGTCAAAGACTACGAATATATCTTTAGCCCCGTTCAGAACGGTGAGGGTTACGTTGATGCGGTTGTGTTTATGGCAAGGGATGTTAGCGAACGCCGACATAGCCAAATAGCCCTTCAGCAATCTGAAGAGATGTATCGCTCTCTGTTTGATGCTGCGAGTGATTCCATTTTGATTTCTGATTTGGCAACGGGGCGGATTCTCAATGCCAACTGGAGCGCGGCACGGCAGTTGGGCTATTCCCGTTGGGAGTTGATGCAATTATCGACCGACGACATCGAAAAACCGATGGATCAGGGACGCCGCGATCTGATCACGCAAAAGCTGGAGTTAGACGGCACTATCCTGTTTGAACAGGTTTATCGACGCAAGAATCGAACGGAATTTCCAGTTGAAATTAGCGCTCAGGTCATCGAATACGAAGATCGGTTAGCCATTCAAAGTTTTGCCCGCGACATCAGCGATCGCAAACAAGCTGAAGCAAAAATCCATACCCTGAATGTGGAACTCGAACAGCGGGTACAGGAAAGAACAGCGGAACTTCAGCGCATCAATCAAGAACTAGCCCGCGAAATTACTGTGCGGCAACGGGTAGAACAGGCGCTGCAAGAGTCGGAAGCAAAGCTAAATGATATCTTAAACAGCGCGATCGCCTCAATCAAAAGTTTCCGCGTCTTTCACACGATGGACTGGGAGATTGATTACTACTCCACGGGCAGCCAGGTGATCTACGGCTACAGTGCGGCGGAACTAATTACAGACAAACACCTCTGGATGTCCCGCATCCTCCCAGAGGATCTGGAAACCGTCATCATGCCGGGGTTTGAAAACATCTTTAGAGAAGAGCCGACAACCATTGAATATCGGTTTCAGCACAAAGATGGAACCCTGCGCTGGATTTCTGAAACGATCACCTCCCGCCGCACCCGGACAGCCAATTGCTGGATCGTAACCGCTGTTGCCATAGACATTACGGAACGCAAGGGCATTGAAGCAGAACGGCAGCAAAATGCAGAACGGCTGCGTCGCAGTGAAGGGATGTTGGCATCTGCCCAACGCCTCTCCCACGTTGGAAGTTGGGAATTGGATTTGGCAAGCCAGCAATTTACCTGGACCCAGGAAACCTTCCGAATTTTTGGGCTAAACCCATCCCAGCCAGAACCTACCCTGGCGGAACTGTTTCAGTTCATTCATCCCGACGATCGGGAGCGAATCCAACAGCAAACCGTATACGCTATCTCAAACCATCTTTCCTACGATCGGGAATATCGCATCATTAAACCCGACGGCGAATTACGCTACGTTGAATCCCGTGGGGAACTTGCGTTTAATGCCCAGGGGCAAGCCGTTAAGCTGTATGGAGCTGTTTTAGACATTACCCACCGCAAACGCATTGAAGAAGCACTGCGCCAAAGTGAGCAGCGCTATCGGGCAGTTGTTGAGGACCAAACCGAATTGATTTGCCGATTTCAACCCGATGCCACGATTCTGTTTGCCAACGAAGCGTACTGTCGCTATTTTGGCAAACCTGTTGAAGAAGTGATTGGCAACAGTTACAACCCTGAAATTTTTGCCGCCGATCGGCAACGGGTTGCCCAACTCGTGCAAACCATGAGTGCCGAGAACCCCGTGATCACGATTGAAAATCGGGTTGTGGTCAGTGGCGAAATTCGTTGGACTCAATGGGTTAACCGGAGCATCTTTGATGAGCAGGGAAACTTTACAGAATTTCAGGCAGTCGGACGCGATATCACCGATTTGAAGCAGGCGGAAACCGCTCTGCGGGAAAAAGAAGAACAACTCAGGATAACCCTGGATCTGACCCAAATTGGGTTGTGGGACTGGCGCATCCGTGAGGATCAACTTTTTTGGAATGAAAACTCTGCCCTGTTGTTGGGGCTACCCACCGATCAACTTCAGGTTGATCTGCTGGCATGGAGCGATCGCCTTCACCCCGACGACCGTCTCCAGGTCTGGGAGGCAGTATCCCAGGCGCTGGAAACCCAAACCTCATTTGAAGCAGAATACCGCGTGGTCTGGAAGGATGGCAGTATTCACTGGATCTTAGGTAAAGGTCATGGTATTTACGATGAATCGGGGCAACCCGTCCGGATGGTGGGTGTGGTCTTTGATATTAGCGATCGCAAACAGGCAGAAGCATCGCTGAGGGAGAGTGAAGAACGCTTCCAGGCATTTATGAGCAACACACCCGCCCTTGCCTTTATGGAAGATGGGGAAGGTCGCCTGATTTACGTGAACTCCCGCTACCAGCAACACTGGGGCATGGATCGGGCTGCACTTTTAGGCAAAACCATGTTTGACCTGCTACCAGTAGAAACCGCTAGAGAACTCTGGGAACATGATTTTTCCGTTCTGACAACGGGTCAACCGTTGGAGACCATAGAAACCGTTGCCGACCAGAACGGTGTTGTGCGGGACTGGTTGGTTGTCAAGTTTCCCCTATCGAATACGCTTGGGCAAAAAATTCTCGGTGTAGTTGCGATCGACATTACCGAGCAGAAGCGGATCGAAAAAGAATTGCGGGACTTAACGGTAGCCCTCAGCAATGCGGTCGAAGGAATCTCTCGTCTGGATCGCCACGGGCGCTACATCAGAATTAACCAGGCTTACGCCAGCATCGTTGGCTACTCACCCGAAGAGATGGTTGGGATGAATTGGCAAACAACCGTCCATCCAGACGACCTGCCCACGATGGCGGCTGCCTATCAACAGATGGTGACGCATGGAAAAGTAGAAGTTGAAGCCCGGGGGATTCGGAAACAGGGATCGATCTTTTATAAGCAACTCGTGATGGTGGCAATCTACAACGAACAACAAGAGTTTACCGGGCACCATTGCTTCATGAAAGATATCAGCGATCGCAAAGGAGCGGAAGAAGCCCTGCGCCAAAGCGAGGAGCGCTGTCGGCTTGTTGTCGAAGCCCAAACCGAGTTGGTCAATCGATTTTTGCCCGATGGGACGCTAACCTTTGTCAACCAGTCTTACTGCCAGGCTTTTAGAAAATCGCAAGCAGAGTTAATTGGGCAAAATTTTATTGAGCTTATGCACCCCGAAGAGCAAGACAGATTGCGTATCCATCTTGCTAACTTCAGTCCTGAAAATTCGATTCAGACTATAGAAACACGAAAAGCACGGTCAGATGGGGAAATTCGCTGGTTTGAGTGGACTGACCATGCTTTCTTTGACAAACAGGGGCATGTGACAGAATTTCAGTCTGTGGGGCGGGATATTACTGAACGTAAACAGGCGGAAATAGCCCTGCATCAGAGTGAGGAACGCTACCGGGCGATCGTTGAAGACCAAATCGAACTGCTCAGCCGTTCTTTGCCGGATGGCACACTGACGTTTGTCAACCAGGCTTACTGCCGTACCTTTGGCAAATCCGCTGAAGAGCTGATTGGGCAAAACCTTCTCCAGTTTGAGTATGAAGCGGATCAGGAGGCACTGATTCAGTACTTTGCCAGTTTCACACCAGAAAACCCAGTGCAAACCTCGGAAGATCGGATTGTGTTGCCGGATGGTACAGTGCGCTGGTATCAGTGGACCGATCGGGCATCCTTCGACCAACAAGGGAACATTACAGAATTTCAATCGGTGGGGCGCGATGTAACTGAGCGCTACGAGGCATAG
- a CDS encoding methyl-accepting chemotaxis protein yields the protein MEQMTRSIQAVAENAQLAAQVASHASTTVEEGETAMDLTVQNIMGLREMIGDTAKKMKRLGESSQQISKVVSLIEKIALQTNLLSINAGIEAARAGQEGQGFSVVAEEIGELAIKSAAATSEIEEIVSTIQTETGQVIEAMEKSIFKVVEGTHLVEDTKQSLNQILEVSQQIDHLVKSISEATVSQIQTSEEVSKLMQEVVQVSHLTSESSGKISRSLQRTATIAQELQASVGAFKVEG from the coding sequence ATGGAACAAATGACCCGATCGATTCAGGCGGTTGCCGAGAATGCACAGTTGGCAGCTCAGGTTGCCAGCCATGCTTCTACAACGGTGGAGGAAGGCGAAACGGCAATGGATCTGACCGTGCAAAATATTATGGGTTTGCGCGAAATGATTGGTGATACCGCAAAGAAAATGAAACGGTTGGGTGAGTCCTCCCAACAGATTTCAAAAGTGGTGTCGCTGATTGAGAAAATTGCTCTGCAAACAAACCTGCTGTCGATAAATGCCGGGATTGAAGCGGCTCGTGCTGGACAGGAGGGGCAGGGCTTTTCAGTCGTTGCCGAGGAAATCGGTGAACTTGCAATCAAATCCGCTGCTGCAACCAGTGAAATTGAAGAAATTGTATCCACCATTCAAACGGAAACTGGGCAGGTGATTGAAGCGATGGAAAAGAGTATTTTCAAAGTCGTTGAAGGAACTCACTTGGTCGAGGATACGAAGCAAAGTCTGAACCAAATTTTGGAGGTATCGCAGCAAATTGATCATCTGGTGAAGTCAATTTCAGAGGCAACCGTATCGCAAATCCAAACATCTGAAGAGGTATCCAAATTGATGCAGGAAGTGGTTCAGGTCTCCCATCTAACCTCAGAGTCATCTGGCAAAATTTCCAGGTCTTTGCAACGAACAGCTACCATCGCTCAAGAGTTGCAGGCATCGGTGGGAGCTTTCAAAGTTGAGGGATAA
- a CDS encoding response regulator: MWRLTWHQYPASDSNFSGSNFTLAQWLPLKILIAEDNLVNQKLMLAQLQELGYQADVASNGLEVLEALQRRLYDVVLMDIRMPRMDGIEATRWLRQQWEETRIIAVTAKTMASDRDECLNAGMDDYLCKPIHLEELARALTKCQPLEEPVYSRISAAPCIRQEATPPIDVSPISPVLANQPLEALYEMVGSEHVAEIIHCYMVEATKYIQTIETAIDQEDPIALELAANTLRSSSTFLGAYGFSGLCQQLEAIGRRGETQAAVEKLPQLEAEFKQVKTALRVHLKFAQAIAPSLCSKS; encoded by the coding sequence TTGTGGAGGTTAACGTGGCACCAGTATCCCGCATCTGATTCCAATTTCTCTGGAAGTAATTTCACACTGGCGCAATGGCTCCCGCTAAAGATTCTGATTGCAGAAGATAATTTGGTGAATCAGAAATTGATGCTGGCGCAATTACAGGAACTGGGTTATCAAGCGGATGTGGCTAGCAATGGTTTAGAGGTTCTAGAAGCTTTACAGCGGCGTCTCTATGACGTTGTGTTGATGGATATTCGGATGCCCAGAATGGATGGGATTGAGGCAACCCGCTGGTTGCGACAACAGTGGGAAGAAACCCGCATCATTGCGGTCACTGCTAAGACAATGGCAAGCGATCGGGATGAGTGTTTGAATGCTGGAATGGATGACTATCTTTGTAAACCCATTCACCTGGAAGAATTGGCGCGTGCCCTGACCAAATGCCAGCCGCTTGAGGAGCCTGTGTATTCCAGAATCTCTGCTGCCCCGTGTATCAGGCAAGAAGCAACCCCTCCGATTGACGTTTCACCCATTTCCCCCGTGTTGGCAAATCAACCGCTGGAGGCATTGTATGAAATGGTCGGTTCAGAACACGTTGCTGAAATCATTCATTGCTATATGGTGGAAGCAACCAAATATATTCAAACCATTGAAACCGCGATCGATCAGGAAGACCCGATCGCGCTAGAACTTGCAGCCAATACACTCAGAAGTAGTAGCACTTTTTTGGGTGCCTATGGTTTTTCTGGTTTGTGCCAGCAGCTAGAAGCAATTGGACGCCGGGGAGAAACTCAAGCAGCAGTTGAGAAGTTGCCCCAGCTAGAAGCGGAGTTCAAACAGGTCAAAACTGCTTTGCGTGTTCATTTGAAGTTTGCACAGGCGATCGCTCCTAGTCTTTGTAGCAAGTCCTAA
- a CDS encoding GNAT family N-acetyltransferase, translated as MNLRPATPADVPTLFRLIQALAKYEKLSHAVTGSTALLADHLFGARRYAEALLAEVDGQPVGFALFFYNYSTFLTKPGIYLEDLFVLPEYRRQGIARAMLTHLAQRAVAEGCGRFEWSVLDWNQPAIAFYEKIGASVLPDWRICRVSGEALGNLAGNWGLMPLGSSQGKTWRDFKRININRLHTCSDSGSRSQEHPCYLLYVFQFAIFHHLDCGIDDGVCVSIAVDNPGSCSWNHNPGVHLARSIF; from the coding sequence ATGAATTTACGCCCAGCTACCCCTGCGGATGTTCCAACCCTATTTCGGTTAATCCAGGCACTCGCCAAATACGAAAAGTTGTCCCATGCGGTAACTGGCAGTACGGCTCTCTTAGCGGATCATCTGTTTGGTGCCCGTCGCTATGCTGAGGCGCTGCTGGCTGAGGTTGATGGTCAACCAGTCGGATTTGCCCTGTTTTTCTACAACTATTCCACGTTTCTTACCAAACCGGGGATCTACCTGGAGGATCTATTTGTTTTACCTGAATATCGGCGGCAGGGAATTGCCAGAGCAATGCTGACCCATCTGGCGCAACGGGCGGTGGCTGAAGGCTGCGGGCGGTTTGAATGGAGTGTGCTGGATTGGAACCAGCCCGCGATCGCCTTCTACGAGAAAATAGGGGCTTCCGTTTTACCGGACTGGCGCATTTGCCGAGTCAGTGGCGAAGCGTTAGGGAATTTGGCAGGGAACTGGGGGCTGATGCCCCTAGGTTCTTCCCAGGGGAAGACATGGCGCGATTTCAAAAGAATTAATATAAATAGACTCCATACTTGCAGCGATTCCGGCTCCAGAAGTCAGGAGCATCCCTGTTACCTACTCTATGTCTTCCAGTTCGCCATTTTTCATCACCTTGATTGCGGGATTGATGATGGCGTTTGCGTTTCAATTGCTGTTGACAACCCTGGGAGTTGCAGTTGGAATCACAACCCTGGGGTTCATCTGGCAAGGTCAATCTTCTGA
- a CDS encoding GAF domain-containing protein, whose product MVNRTDITDTFGEQHHSKSNRVKEFSEGYPIPETVVGYDDELGMIQVGAADRQQPLIQAIPQVGKRQNPDTRRLFLRRVLPTVLVPLAVANAVGYKLFQQQSEGQLKQQLQDFSVLSSEATAKVLKQAVQTPETIATNPWIIDATHRSNEQAKLDSPEQPAPEQIGQPQDSQSLQSNPALNDYLKSAATAVGIPELILTDQQGRTIAANKPTVAAQQQNQDWWKKTKTLKQTTQPELDKSTNTLTIGISRAIVDPESSEFLGVIRAVLPATRFNQMSGYLNQTNINRSQQIQLLSPESGRVIATISAQGAAGAQSAIGGSAVEKIAAALVKAMKTSLSPDQVAKIKAQYSLQELSVVPGGQTSGDATLTASFMHQGRQYSVATIPQTDWVAVASVNRSEVTAASSRFLLICTLVSLVLAGAASAIIFYFVRKFTTPLRDLAGVAEQITAGEMDRVVVPQGTQEIQTLAQTLNHLASKVKDFSQEQTIAAEQFRLLTSITNTRTLHELDVNRLFNTALTEARQILAVERIVIYRFKSDWSGYISHESVAPGWIQALNDEIEDACIPESILDAYQTDRVVATNDVFNAGFHPDHVRLMERLQVRANLVVPILHEGQLFGLLIAHHCAAIHPWQEREINFMRQLAAQLGVTLDRMVLVQKREMELARSHLLRDVTQRLTQADTSDAVLAQLPLFQIRELLKVDRVLIYRFDENWQGTITAESVEKGFPHALGAVIYDPCFAEDYVEKYKQGRVQAVSNIYEAGLTPCHLNQLEPFAVKANLVAPILQGEQLLGLLIAHQCSAPRNWEQIEIDLVAQIANQVALALDRCNLLHQKEMAAKQAHRAAAVEAERSQLLRDITLQLTQANTSEAVLAHLPLFQIRQLLKTDRIIVYLFDQNWKGTITAESVVDGFPRALGAQIYDPCFAGDYVEKYKRGRVQATPDIYKANLTTCHLNQLEPFAVRANLVAPILQGEQLLGLLIAHHCSAPRNWEQVEIDLFAQVANQIALALDRCNPPGTTGTVCKTGNAPGRRTAPAKGVASAATG is encoded by the coding sequence ATGGTTAACCGAACTGACATTACCGATACTTTTGGAGAGCAACACCATTCAAAATCCAATCGGGTGAAAGAGTTTTCCGAGGGGTATCCGATCCCGGAAACTGTAGTGGGTTATGACGATGAGCTGGGGATGATTCAGGTTGGGGCTGCGGATAGGCAGCAACCCTTGATTCAAGCCATTCCACAGGTTGGAAAACGGCAAAATCCAGATACCCGTCGTTTGTTTCTGCGAAGGGTGCTCCCTACGGTGCTGGTGCCTCTGGCTGTGGCAAATGCAGTTGGCTATAAACTGTTTCAGCAACAATCAGAGGGACAGCTTAAACAGCAACTCCAGGATTTTTCTGTTTTATCCAGTGAAGCGACGGCTAAGGTGCTGAAACAGGCGGTGCAAACGCCGGAGACGATCGCGACCAATCCCTGGATTATCGATGCAACACACCGGAGTAATGAGCAGGCAAAGTTAGATTCACCGGAGCAGCCTGCCCCAGAACAGATAGGGCAGCCCCAGGATAGCCAGTCTCTTCAGTCGAATCCAGCTTTGAATGATTACTTAAAGAGTGCTGCGACAGCCGTTGGGATACCTGAATTGATCTTGACCGATCAGCAGGGGAGAACGATCGCAGCCAACAAGCCCACGGTTGCTGCCCAACAGCAGAACCAGGACTGGTGGAAAAAAACAAAAACGTTAAAGCAGACGACTCAACCTGAGTTGGACAAGTCTACCAATACGCTCACCATTGGAATTAGTCGGGCGATCGTTGATCCAGAATCCAGCGAATTTTTGGGGGTAATTCGGGCGGTACTACCCGCAACTAGGTTTAATCAGATGTCTGGCTATTTGAACCAGACCAACATTAACCGCTCTCAACAAATCCAACTGCTGAGTCCAGAGAGTGGGCGAGTGATTGCCACGATCTCAGCCCAGGGCGCGGCTGGTGCCCAATCGGCTATCGGCGGCAGCGCGGTTGAAAAGATTGCCGCAGCCCTGGTGAAAGCGATGAAAACGTCGTTGAGCCCCGATCAGGTGGCAAAGATCAAAGCACAGTATTCGCTCCAGGAACTGAGTGTTGTCCCTGGCGGACAAACTTCCGGCGATGCAACGCTGACCGCTTCATTTATGCATCAAGGGCGGCAATACTCGGTTGCAACGATTCCGCAGACGGACTGGGTTGCCGTTGCTTCTGTGAACCGTTCAGAAGTGACGGCAGCGAGTTCTCGGTTTCTGCTCATCTGCACCCTGGTTTCCCTGGTTCTGGCAGGTGCCGCCAGCGCCATAATTTTCTACTTTGTCAGGAAATTTACCACACCATTGCGCGATCTGGCAGGGGTGGCAGAACAAATTACCGCTGGGGAAATGGATCGGGTGGTCGTTCCCCAGGGGACTCAGGAAATTCAAACCCTGGCTCAAACGTTGAATCACTTAGCGAGTAAAGTGAAGGATTTTTCCCAGGAGCAGACGATCGCAGCGGAACAATTTCGGTTGTTGACCTCCATTACCAACACCCGCACGCTGCATGAGTTGGATGTGAACAGGCTCTTTAACACCGCTTTGACGGAAGCGCGCCAAATTCTGGCGGTTGAGCGCATCGTTATCTATCGGTTCAAGTCTGACTGGAGCGGTTATATTTCCCACGAATCCGTAGCGCCAGGCTGGATTCAGGCACTCAACGATGAAATCGAAGATGCCTGTATTCCAGAATCGATTCTGGATGCCTATCAAACCGATCGGGTCGTTGCCACGAATGATGTCTTTAATGCGGGGTTTCATCCAGACCATGTGAGATTGATGGAACGTCTGCAAGTTAGGGCAAATTTGGTCGTCCCGATTCTGCATGAAGGGCAGTTATTTGGATTATTAATTGCCCACCATTGTGCTGCCATCCACCCCTGGCAGGAGCGGGAAATTAACTTTATGCGGCAGTTGGCAGCCCAGTTGGGGGTAACGCTCGATCGGATGGTGTTGGTTCAGAAACGGGAGATGGAGCTAGCGCGATCGCATCTTCTGCGGGATGTCACCCAACGCCTGACCCAGGCGGATACTTCTGACGCCGTTCTAGCCCAGTTGCCGCTGTTTCAAATCCGAGAACTCCTAAAGGTCGATCGGGTTTTGATTTATCGGTTCGACGAAAACTGGCAAGGAACCATCACGGCTGAGTCGGTTGAAAAAGGATTTCCCCATGCCCTGGGAGCGGTAATTTATGACCCCTGCTTTGCCGAAGACTATGTGGAAAAGTACAAACAGGGCAGGGTTCAGGCAGTTTCCAACATCTATGAAGCAGGGCTGACCCCATGTCACTTAAACCAACTTGAACCGTTTGCGGTCAAAGCCAATCTGGTTGCCCCCATTTTGCAGGGAGAGCAGTTGTTGGGGTTATTGATTGCCCATCAATGCTCTGCCCCCCGCAACTGGGAGCAAATTGAGATTGATCTGGTCGCTCAGATCGCGAATCAGGTTGCCCTGGCGTTGGATCGCTGCAACCTCTTGCACCAAAAAGAAATGGCAGCCAAACAAGCACACCGAGCCGCAGCCGTTGAGGCGGAGCGATCGCAACTGCTGCGAGACATTACGTTGCAGCTCACCCAAGCCAACACCTCTGAGGCGGTGCTGGCGCACTTACCGTTGTTCCAGATCCGCCAACTCTTAAAAACAGACCGCATCATCGTCTACCTGTTTGATCAAAACTGGAAGGGAACGATTACGGCTGAGTCGGTGGTTGATGGCTTTCCACGGGCGCTGGGTGCCCAAATTTATGATCCTTGCTTTGCCGGAGACTATGTGGAAAAGTACAAACGAGGTCGGGTTCAGGCAACCCCTGATATCTACAAAGCCAATCTAACAACCTGCCATCTGAACCAACTCGAACCGTTTGCGGTCAGAGCCAATCTGGTTGCTCCCATTTTGCAGGGAGAGCAGTTGTTGGGGTTGTTAATTGCCCACCATTGCTCTGCTCCGCGCAACTGGGAACAGGTTGAAATTGATTTATTCGCCCAGGTTGCTAACCAAATTGCGTTGGCGCTCGATCGCTGCAACCCTCCTGGAACAACGGGAACGGTCTGCAAAACAGGCAACGCTCCTGGCAGAAGAACAGCGCCAGCAAAAGGAGTCGCTTCAGCGGCAACTGGTTGA